The Bacteroidia bacterium nucleotide sequence AAGAAAGGAGATAGTCCCAGGCCAGTTTATCCTCACCAGTCAGGTTTTGTCCGAAATATTCAAACGAAAGACTTTCGTATTCAACTACATCCAGGCAGGCACCCAACACCTTACCTTGCTTCATAGCATGTACCAAATCGGTGGTTTTCAAACATTTCCCTCGAGCGGTATTCACCAACCAAATAGGTTTACGAAAGGAATTAAAAAAGGTGGAATTGGCAAAAAATGTGGTTTCCGGTGTAAGAGGCAAATGAAGAGAAACAATATCGGCCTGATCATAAACAGCGTCTATATCCACTTGCTTGTACCCTTCCGGAGATTGAACCAGTTTGTATTTATCGTAAATCAGGACCTTACATCCAAAGCCCAGCAAGCGTTGAGCCAGTGCAGAACCCATATTTCCATAGCCAATAATGGCCAGGGTTTTCCCTTCCAACTCCAAACCACGGTTCCCTTCTCTAATCCAAAGTCCTTGTCGCACTTCCCGATTGGCACGGTATAAATTATTAAATAAGCCCAGCAACATGGCCAAAACCTGCTCGGCGACAGCTGTTTTATTTCCTTCAGGAGCATGCAAACACCGGATACCAAGTGCTTCGGCAGCTTGCACATCAATGTTTTCCATACCGGCACCAACCCGAGCAATAAATCGAAGTTGAGTGGCCTTTTCCAAAAGTGGTTTATCGAGTTTAAATCGACTACGAATTACAATCCCTTGGTACTCCGCGAGCCGGTTAATCACTTCTTCCTTGGAGGAATCGTAATCTTCTTCCACCCTAAATCCTAACTCTTCAATACCTTGTTTAAGAAGAGGATGGACGGTATCGAGAAATAAAACCGGTAAAGAAGGATTGGGATTCATGTTTTGGAACAAAGTGCGAAGGTAAGCAAGGAATGAAACGGGGAGATTAGCTTACCAGTGAACTAATTTGTTTTAAAATTTTGGAGCGCTGGGTTTCATCCAGGAATCGCATACGACCTATGCGGGTTGAACGTTTGAATTTGAAGCCGCAAAACTCCAAAATAGCTCTTCGAATGGTATTAAGGTCACTGTTTCGATACATCAGCCAAATCCATAAGGTTGGAGCATCGCAGGTAGTTATTACTTCTGCACTTCTACCTTTCATTAGTTTATCCCAAAGAGGGGAATCCTTTTTATATTTAAAGGCAAAACCGGAGAGCAAAACCCGGTCGAAAAAACCTTTCAGCAAACCCGGAAACGAACCCCACCAGATGGGATAAACAATAACCCAGTGATCGCACCAGCTTAGGTTTTCCTGAGCTTGTTTCAAGTCAGGCTCCAACTCCTGTTTGGTTTTAAATCCTTCCCAAAGTACCGGGTCAAATTTTAAGTCTCCAAGCTTTTGCATTCGAACTTCATTTCCTTTGTTTTTGGCAGCTATTGCATATGTTTCAGCAATTTGGGCATTAAAACTGCCTGAATCAGGGTGTCCTAACAACAAGTAAATTTTCATGGCCCAAACGTATTCAAACTTTGGAAAGTGAAAAATGAAGTTTGTCAGTTCCCGATCTTTTCCGCGATACTAATTTTATTAAACCCATGCATACCTGCATATGAATGACTTTATTAAAACCAAAGCAAGTAAGCAATTCGGGCAACTTCAGTTTGAATTTAGCAAAAAGCAATTGCTTAGAACTGCTTTTTTAAACAAATTTTGATATTCCATTACCGATTACTCTGATTACTATTGCCTGGTAAAACAACAGCATGTCAGG carries:
- a CDS encoding hydroxyacid dehydrogenase gives rise to the protein MNPNPSLPVLFLDTVHPLLKQGIEELGFRVEEDYDSSKEEVINRLAEYQGIVIRSRFKLDKPLLEKATQLRFIARVGAGMENIDVQAAEALGIRCLHAPEGNKTAVAEQVLAMLLGLFNNLYRANREVRQGLWIREGNRGLELEGKTLAIIGYGNMGSALAQRLLGFGCKVLIYDKYKLVQSPEGYKQVDIDAVYDQADIVSLHLPLTPETTFFANSTFFNSFRKPIWLVNTARGKCLKTTDLVHAMKQGKVLGACLDVVEYESLSFEYFGQNLTGEDKLAWDYLLSSDQVVLSPHIGGWTHESNLKMARVLVEKLKNLYS
- a CDS encoding NAD(P)H-dependent oxidoreductase; amino-acid sequence: MKIYLLLGHPDSGSFNAQIAETYAIAAKNKGNEVRMQKLGDLKFDPVLWEGFKTKQELEPDLKQAQENLSWCDHWVIVYPIWWGSFPGLLKGFFDRVLLSGFAFKYKKDSPLWDKLMKGRSAEVITTCDAPTLWIWLMYRNSDLNTIRRAILEFCGFKFKRSTRIGRMRFLDETQRSKILKQISSLVS